A genomic window from Flavobacterium hankyongi includes:
- a CDS encoding DUF3570 domain-containing protein: MKKRIITASLLAFIFGNQSKAQDTVQDSSAYKKQKLKIEEVNFISSYYSQDGNNSAVTGGIGTEKLTDIATTIDVHLSKYDKNNHKHSLVAEIGVDSYSSASSDKIDPSTVTSASYQDIRIYPSFNYTFENEDKNYSLNAGLSGSVEFDYTSIGANAGFTKLSKDKNREFSVKGMAFFDTWKVILPIELRSNPSDNEANHLDSKPRTSYNLGFALSQVINREFQIAFLTDLGYQQGLLATKFNRVYLETGEVKSEKLPDTRLKIPFGVRANYFLGDNVVLRSYYRYYWDDWGINSHTISLEPSYKFSAFSSISIPYRFYTQSAADYFKPFQKHTVLDDLYTSDYDLSKFNSHMIGASYRVLDSGNGIFHVKRINTLELRYGYYTRDNGLNSHIVTLLLKFK, from the coding sequence ATGAAAAAGAGAATCATTACAGCATCATTATTAGCTTTTATTTTTGGAAACCAATCAAAAGCTCAAGATACAGTTCAAGATAGTTCAGCTTATAAAAAACAAAAATTAAAAATCGAAGAAGTTAACTTCATTTCTAGTTATTATTCTCAAGATGGAAACAATTCGGCTGTAACTGGAGGAATCGGAACAGAAAAATTAACCGATATCGCTACCACGATTGACGTTCATCTTTCTAAATATGACAAAAACAATCACAAACACAGTTTAGTGGCTGAAATTGGCGTTGACTCATACTCTTCAGCTTCATCTGATAAAATTGATCCAAGCACAGTAACTTCTGCTTCTTACCAAGATATAAGAATCTACCCATCGTTTAACTATACATTTGAAAACGAAGACAAGAATTATAGTCTGAATGCGGGCCTTTCGGGTTCTGTAGAGTTTGATTACACATCAATTGGTGCAAATGCAGGTTTTACAAAACTTTCAAAAGATAAAAACAGAGAATTCTCGGTCAAAGGGATGGCCTTTTTTGATACTTGGAAAGTAATTCTTCCTATTGAGCTAAGGAGTAATCCATCAGACAATGAAGCCAATCATTTAGATAGTAAACCAAGAACTTCATATAATTTAGGTTTTGCCTTATCGCAAGTAATAAACAGAGAATTTCAAATAGCATTCTTAACCGATTTAGGCTACCAACAAGGGCTTTTGGCTACCAAATTCAACCGTGTATATTTAGAAACTGGAGAGGTAAAATCTGAAAAATTACCTGATACGAGACTAAAAATTCCATTTGGTGTTCGTGCTAATTATTTCTTAGGAGACAATGTTGTTTTAAGAAGTTACTACCGTTATTATTGGGACGATTGGGGAATCAACTCGCATACAATCAGCTTAGAACCAAGTTATAAATTTTCGGCATTTAGTTCTATAAGTATTCCGTATCGTTTTTATACACAAAGTGCTGCCGATTATTTCAAACCTTTCCAAAAACATACCGTTTTAGACGATTTATATACTAGCGATTATGATTTATCTAAGTTTAACAGTCACATGATTGGGGCAAGTTATAGAGTATTAGATTCAGGAAATGGAATTTTTCACGTAAAAAGAATAAACACTCTCGAATTGAGGTATGGATATTACACCAGAGATAATGGATTAAATTCTCACATTGTTACTCTTTTGTTGAAATTCAAGTAA
- a CDS encoding thioredoxin family protein, whose product MKNLFKILILLIGLSVNAQEKLTFDQSLSKAQTEHKNVMLFFSGSDWCAPCVKFKKQFVLTDTFKSFADSNLVVYNADFPRQKKNQLPKEVAEENGKLAEKYNSKGYFPMILLLNEKGDVLKKWEQLPTETLEQFIEKLKS is encoded by the coding sequence ATGAAAAATCTATTTAAAATTTTAATTCTACTTATTGGTTTATCTGTAAATGCACAAGAAAAACTAACTTTTGACCAATCACTTTCAAAAGCTCAAACAGAACATAAAAACGTAATGCTTTTCTTTTCTGGTTCAGACTGGTGCGCACCATGTGTAAAATTTAAAAAACAATTTGTTTTAACAGATACTTTTAAATCTTTTGCTGATAGCAATTTAGTTGTTTATAATGCTGATTTTCCACGTCAGAAAAAAAACCAATTACCCAAAGAAGTTGCGGAAGAAAATGGAAAATTAGCAGAGAAATACAACTCCAAAGGTTATTTCCCAATGATTTTACTTTTAAATGAAAAAGGAGATGTGCTAAAAAAATGGGAACAACTTCCAACAGAAACTTTAGAACAATTTATTGAAAAGCTAAAATCATAA
- a CDS encoding TonB-dependent receptor, with the protein MPSLQKISFLFILFLGIFDGFSQEKFTLSGVISDAKNNETLIGVSIYVKEANASTSTNEYGFYSITLPKGDYNVLIDYSGFISIDEKIILNANTKKNFSLKEENRNVKQLDEITVVQKNIANIRKPEMSVNKLSIQTIKKMPVVLGEVDVIKSLLFLPGVTNAGEGQSGFNVRGGGADQNLVLLDEATIYNTSHVFGLFSVFNPDAIKDLKLYKGGIPSRFGGRASSVLDIYQKDGNSNNFNLNGGIGLVSSRILAEGPIVKEKGSFLIGGRASYAHLFLKLSNNENSAYFYDLNTKMNYKLNKNNNIYLSGYFGRDVFTLSDSFTNTYGNSTFNLRWNHLFSDKLFSNLSVIYSNYYYGLVLDFVDFNWKSGIDSYNFKYDFKHYISDKLKLSYGINSIYYKFNPGTIEPLSENSSINYKQLDKKYAFEPAIYIDAEQKLSKIFSVNYGMRYSQFYRLGESTINYYENNQPVVYDADLKVYDKAKPISTQYFGKNKKISDYSNFEPRISLAMEIDENQSVKVSYNRMVQYLQLISNTASPTPLDVWTPSDNYIKPQLADQVAVGFFKNFSNDNYTLELESFYKTVKNRLDYIDGADLIANEAIEQVILNGEMRSNGLEMLLRKNTGDFTGWVAYTLSQSEQKTPGRTPNEVGINNGQWYRSAYDKRHNLAITASYKLNKRWSFGANFTLQSGQPVTFPTGKYTFQGVTVPSYGLRNENRLPTYHHLDVSATLITKQKREKKFKSEWVFSIYNLYNRNNAASISFSKNNETGVNEATRLSIFGIIPSVSYNFKY; encoded by the coding sequence ATGCCTTCATTACAAAAAATAAGTTTCTTATTTATTCTTTTCTTAGGAATATTTGATGGTTTTTCTCAAGAAAAATTCACGCTTAGCGGAGTTATTTCTGATGCGAAAAATAACGAAACACTTATTGGTGTGTCTATTTACGTTAAAGAAGCAAACGCATCAACCTCAACTAACGAATACGGGTTTTATTCAATTACATTACCAAAAGGGGATTACAATGTTTTAATTGATTATTCTGGATTTATTTCTATCGATGAAAAAATTATTTTAAATGCAAACACAAAAAAGAATTTTTCTCTAAAAGAAGAAAATAGAAATGTAAAACAGTTGGATGAAATCACCGTTGTACAAAAAAACATAGCAAATATTAGAAAACCAGAAATGAGTGTTAATAAACTCTCAATTCAAACTATTAAGAAAATGCCTGTAGTTTTAGGTGAAGTTGATGTCATTAAATCACTTCTTTTTCTGCCAGGCGTTACAAATGCAGGTGAAGGACAATCCGGATTTAATGTTCGTGGTGGTGGTGCCGATCAAAATTTAGTTTTACTTGATGAAGCAACTATTTACAACACATCCCATGTTTTTGGACTATTTTCAGTATTTAACCCTGATGCTATTAAAGATTTAAAGCTTTACAAAGGCGGAATTCCTTCACGTTTTGGCGGAAGAGCATCATCTGTATTAGATATTTATCAAAAAGATGGAAACAGTAATAACTTCAATCTTAACGGAGGGATTGGACTTGTTTCGAGTAGAATTTTGGCCGAAGGGCCTATCGTTAAAGAGAAAGGTTCTTTTTTAATTGGAGGAAGAGCTTCCTATGCTCATTTATTCTTAAAACTTTCAAATAATGAAAATTCGGCTTATTTCTATGATTTAAACACCAAAATGAATTATAAGTTAAACAAAAACAACAACATATATCTTTCTGGTTATTTTGGTCGAGATGTTTTTACTTTAAGCGATAGTTTTACAAATACTTATGGAAATTCAACTTTTAACTTACGTTGGAATCATCTTTTCTCAGACAAATTATTCTCGAATCTTTCTGTGATTTATAGTAATTATTATTACGGATTGGTTTTAGATTTTGTAGATTTTAATTGGAAATCAGGTATAGATAGTTACAATTTCAAATACGATTTCAAACACTATATTTCAGACAAATTAAAATTAAGCTACGGAATAAATTCGATTTATTATAAATTCAACCCAGGTACAATTGAACCATTAAGTGAGAACTCAAGTATAAACTATAAACAATTAGATAAAAAATATGCTTTTGAACCAGCTATTTATATTGATGCAGAACAAAAATTATCTAAAATATTTTCAGTTAATTATGGTATGCGATACAGTCAATTTTATCGTTTAGGAGAATCAACAATTAACTATTATGAAAATAATCAACCAGTAGTTTATGATGCTGACTTAAAAGTGTATGATAAAGCAAAACCCATTTCAACACAATACTTTGGTAAAAACAAAAAAATATCCGATTACAGTAATTTTGAACCAAGAATTTCACTAGCGATGGAGATTGATGAGAACCAATCTGTAAAAGTTAGTTACAATAGAATGGTTCAATATCTTCAGTTAATTTCAAATACAGCTTCTCCTACTCCTCTTGATGTTTGGACACCAAGTGATAATTATATAAAACCTCAACTGGCAGATCAAGTAGCAGTTGGTTTTTTCAAAAATTTCAGCAACGATAACTATACTTTAGAATTAGAAAGTTTTTACAAAACAGTAAAAAATCGTTTAGATTACATTGATGGTGCCGATTTGATTGCCAATGAAGCAATTGAACAGGTAATTTTGAATGGAGAAATGAGATCAAATGGTTTAGAGATGTTATTAAGAAAGAACACAGGAGATTTTACTGGATGGGTGGCCTATACCCTATCTCAATCTGAGCAAAAAACACCCGGAAGAACACCTAATGAAGTTGGAATAAATAACGGACAATGGTATCGATCTGCTTACGACAAAAGACATAATCTTGCAATAACAGCGAGCTATAAACTAAACAAACGCTGGAGTTTTGGTGCAAATTTCACACTTCAATCCGGACAACCAGTTACATTCCCTACTGGAAAATATACTTTCCAGGGAGTAACTGTACCTAGTTACGGTTTACGCAACGAAAATCGATTACCAACATACCATCACCTTGATGTTTCAGCAACTCTAATTACAAAACAAAAAAGAGAGAAAAAATTTAAAAGTGAATGGGTATTCAGCATTTACAATCTATATAACAGAAATAATGCTGCTTCAATTAGTTTTAGTAAAAACAATGAAACAGGAGTCAACGAAGCAACTAGATTATCGATATTTGGTATAATTCCTTCAGTTTCTTATAATTTTAAATACTAA
- a CDS encoding FAD:protein FMN transferase: protein MGNRFEISVIGADENWCSDKINLAIQEIKRIEKLLTTFSNESITYQINENAGIKPVVVPEEVFNLIQRCQMISQMTQGAFDISYGGLDKKFWNFDTKMTSLPDPELAKKSVALINYKNILLDTEKKTIFLKNKGMRIGFGGIGKGYAAEMAKKKLIENGVESGIVNASGDLCAWGNQENGKNWTIGVADPNHRNEIFSTFNISNTAVATSGNYEKFVMIGNKKYSHTIDPKTGFPVRGIKSVTIIAQNAEIADALATPVTVMGIEVGMDFINQLKHIGCIIIDDNDRKYFSKNINLT from the coding sequence ATGGGAAATCGCTTCGAGATTTCCGTCATCGGTGCTGATGAAAATTGGTGTTCTGATAAAATTAATTTAGCAATACAAGAAATAAAGCGTATCGAAAAACTTTTAACCACTTTTTCAAACGAAAGTATTACTTATCAGATAAATGAGAATGCTGGAATAAAACCTGTTGTTGTTCCAGAAGAAGTTTTTAATCTAATTCAAAGATGTCAAATGATTTCTCAAATGACTCAAGGAGCGTTTGATATAAGTTATGGAGGATTGGACAAAAAATTTTGGAATTTTGACACCAAAATGACTTCTTTACCAGATCCTGAACTAGCAAAAAAATCAGTTGCATTAATCAATTATAAAAATATTCTACTTGATACCGAAAAGAAAACTATTTTCCTTAAAAACAAAGGAATGCGTATAGGTTTTGGTGGAATTGGAAAAGGCTATGCAGCCGAAATGGCAAAGAAAAAACTCATTGAAAATGGAGTTGAAAGCGGTATTGTAAATGCTTCTGGAGATTTATGTGCATGGGGAAATCAAGAAAACGGAAAAAATTGGACAATTGGCGTTGCCGACCCTAACCACCGTAACGAAATTTTTTCTACATTTAATATCTCTAATACAGCTGTTGCAACTTCTGGAAATTATGAAAAATTTGTAATGATTGGAAATAAAAAATATTCCCACACTATAGACCCAAAAACAGGTTTTCCTGTTAGAGGAATAAAAAGCGTGACAATAATTGCTCAAAATGCCGAAATTGCTGATGCATTAGCTACTCCGGTGACAGTAATGGGTATCGAAGTAGGAATGGATTTTATAAATCAATTAAAACACATTGGCTGTATTATTATTGATGATAATGACAGAAAATATTTTTCTAAAAATATAAACCTAACTTAG
- the rlmF gene encoding 23S rRNA (adenine(1618)-N(6))-methyltransferase RlmF, with product MKSKVITEKKNLHSRNPHRFGYDFEQLILANLELKDFLKPNKFNPDSKEKTIDFSDPKAVKALNRALLVTHYGIKFWDIPKDYLCPPIPGRADYIHYIADLLAETNNQNIPEGSTVQGLDIGIGANCIYPIIGNSAYGWSFVGTDINEDSLQNCKKIIQNNPELIDAISLQKQVESRFIFKNVIEPEDRFAFTICNPPFHGSAEEAVKASSRKVSNLQNKKTTNPVLNFGGQNAELWCKGGEIAFITQMIYESVKYPENVLWFTTLVSKKENLNAIYKLLKKVGAIDVKTIDMAQGQKNSRIVAWTFLTENQQKSWKFNTFFKNSIKRLF from the coding sequence ATGAAATCAAAAGTAATTACAGAAAAAAAGAATTTACATTCAAGAAATCCACACCGTTTTGGGTATGATTTTGAGCAATTAATTTTGGCTAATTTGGAGTTAAAAGATTTTCTTAAACCAAATAAATTCAATCCTGATTCAAAAGAAAAAACAATTGATTTTAGTGATCCTAAAGCAGTAAAAGCGCTCAATAGAGCGCTTTTGGTTACTCATTATGGTATAAAGTTTTGGGATATTCCCAAAGATTATCTTTGTCCTCCAATTCCTGGAAGAGCCGATTACATCCATTATATCGCTGATTTATTAGCCGAAACCAACAATCAAAATATTCCCGAAGGATCAACTGTACAAGGTTTGGATATTGGAATTGGAGCCAATTGTATTTATCCTATCATTGGAAATTCAGCTTACGGATGGAGTTTTGTTGGAACTGACATTAATGAAGATTCATTACAAAACTGTAAAAAAATAATCCAAAACAATCCTGAATTGATAGATGCTATAAGCTTACAGAAACAAGTAGAATCTCGATTCATTTTCAAAAACGTCATCGAACCTGAGGATCGTTTTGCTTTTACTATTTGTAATCCCCCTTTTCATGGTTCGGCAGAAGAAGCAGTAAAAGCATCTTCAAGAAAAGTTAGCAACCTGCAAAACAAAAAAACTACAAATCCAGTATTAAATTTTGGTGGTCAAAACGCTGAATTATGGTGTAAAGGCGGAGAAATTGCCTTCATTACCCAAATGATTTACGAAAGCGTGAAATACCCAGAAAATGTTTTATGGTTTACTACTTTGGTATCCAAAAAAGAAAATCTGAACGCTATTTACAAATTACTTAAAAAAGTTGGTGCTATTGATGTCAAAACTATTGATATGGCACAAGGACAAAAAAACAGTCGAATAGTTGCATGGACTTTTTTAACTGAAAATCAACAAAAAAGCTGGAAATTTAATACATTTTTCAAAAATAGTATTAAAAGACTCTTTTGA
- a CDS encoding DUF4266 domain-containing protein — MKPIVCLLFLLGVSCTSVKEYEKSKINDAEMALTAKKTEKFENTFELYREASSGANGGKTGGGCGCN; from the coding sequence ATGAAACCTATTGTTTGCCTACTATTTTTACTTGGAGTAAGTTGTACTTCGGTAAAAGAATACGAAAAATCAAAAATCAACGATGCAGAAATGGCTCTGACAGCAAAAAAAACAGAAAAGTTTGAGAACACTTTTGAGTTGTATCGTGAGGCAAGTTCGGGAGCAAACGGAGGTAAAACAGGTGGTGGCTGCGGCTGTAACTAA
- a CDS encoding DUF4249 domain-containing protein, with product MKKIIPYILLSLFTFTFFSCEKVIDVDLNDEQPKLVVDAVIKWQKGTTGESQTIKLTKTSNFYNNEVPPASGATVTITNSINTVFNFIEDGNTGNYICNNFVPAINESYTLHITFEGQTYTATDKLYATPPILYTQQTNVPPIGGGEEIVQVKFFFQDNGLEDNFYLVGVQNPNYVTPDYGVINDEFFQGNVMFGFYANDNLKPGQNLKLYLQGVSNPYYNYMNKLITISGTNNGNPFATPPATLRGNIINQSNPDDYPLGYFSLGETDTRDYIIQ from the coding sequence ATGAAAAAAATAATCCCATACATACTACTCTCTCTATTCACATTTACTTTTTTTAGTTGTGAAAAAGTTATCGATGTCGATTTAAATGATGAACAACCAAAGTTAGTTGTTGATGCCGTGATAAAATGGCAAAAAGGAACAACTGGAGAGAGTCAAACAATTAAACTAACCAAAACAAGTAATTTTTACAACAACGAAGTTCCTCCTGCCTCAGGCGCCACTGTAACTATTACAAATAGTATCAATACAGTTTTCAATTTCATTGAAGATGGTAATACTGGTAATTATATCTGTAATAATTTTGTTCCAGCAATTAACGAGTCATATACTTTACATATAACTTTTGAAGGACAAACATATACTGCGACTGATAAACTTTATGCCACACCTCCTATTCTATACACTCAACAAACAAACGTCCCTCCCATTGGTGGTGGTGAAGAAATTGTTCAAGTAAAATTTTTCTTTCAGGACAACGGATTAGAAGATAATTTTTATTTAGTAGGTGTTCAAAATCCTAATTACGTAACTCCAGATTACGGAGTAATAAATGATGAATTTTTTCAAGGTAATGTTATGTTTGGTTTCTACGCAAATGACAATCTTAAACCTGGGCAAAATCTAAAACTGTATTTACAAGGAGTTTCAAATCCTTATTACAATTACATGAACAAACTAATTACAATTAGTGGAACAAACAATGGGAATCCGTTCGCAACGCCTCCAGCCACTTTGAGAGGAAACATTATTAATCAGTCTAATCCAGATGATTATCCATTGGGCTATTTTAGTTTAGGTGAAACAGACACAAGAGATTATATTATTCAGTAA
- a CDS encoding thiamine diphosphokinase produces MSSHHIVRDDQEPALIIANGAECSSELLGQLLEWSPYVIVLDSAIERVFDLGIKVDVLLGDFDRGFNPEYYTERQYPLEIVYAPDQEKTDLEKAFEFLIEKGHKAVNVVWATGKRADHTITNITNIIRFKDELKIVIIDDHSKIFLLPKKFEKWYTKDSIISLIPIGDVTGIHSKNLFYPLENDNLTLGFRTGSSNHVAEDGMVIVVYETGNLLLIESFD; encoded by the coding sequence ATGTCATCACATCACATTGTTCGCGACGATCAAGAACCTGCTTTAATCATAGCAAATGGAGCCGAATGCTCTTCTGAATTACTAGGCCAACTATTAGAGTGGTCTCCGTATGTAATAGTACTTGATTCAGCTATAGAAAGAGTTTTTGATTTAGGAATTAAAGTCGATGTATTGTTAGGTGATTTTGACCGAGGTTTTAACCCAGAATATTATACGGAAAGACAATATCCATTAGAAATTGTTTATGCTCCTGATCAGGAAAAAACAGATTTAGAAAAAGCTTTCGAATTCCTTATCGAAAAAGGACACAAAGCCGTAAATGTAGTTTGGGCAACAGGAAAAAGAGCAGATCACACTATAACTAATATTACAAATATCATACGCTTTAAAGACGAATTAAAAATTGTCATTATTGATGATCATTCTAAAATTTTCCTTCTGCCAAAAAAATTTGAAAAATGGTATACAAAAGACAGTATCATTTCTCTTATTCCAATTGGAGATGTTACTGGAATACATTCTAAAAATTTGTTTTATCCACTTGAAAATGATAACTTAACATTGGGTTTCAGAACAGGCAGTAGTAATCATGTTGCAGAAGATGGTATGGTTATTGTTGTCTACGAAACAGGCAACTTATTATTAATAGAATCCTTTGATTAA
- a CDS encoding alpha/beta fold hydrolase: MEKLFLKILICILVISCATTKEKDYVFKGPHHKKVFIQSYDKSLKLWDVPFQEEDIQTSFGKAHIIISGQKDGSPLILLHGMDATSTMWFPNIKALSKNHRIYAIDFLNEVGKSQSIEKSLSKEEIVKWYNEIFDHYKLKKVDVIGASKGGWIGALLATQENHKINKLVLLSPSETFKGIDKAGKASSALFLKLFPTRKKLNKTLESFSFYPNNINLDYKNQLYLANKHAKSSSSFLQLLPFSDEDLKKIKIPVLVLIGDHDVINSEESIKNAEKLLPNCKTKTIKNAGHFLSIDQSEIVNKVILDFLKQKR, from the coding sequence ATGGAAAAGTTATTCTTAAAAATACTGATTTGTATTTTAGTAATTAGCTGTGCTACCACTAAAGAAAAAGACTATGTTTTTAAAGGACCGCATCATAAAAAAGTCTTTATTCAATCTTATGACAAATCATTAAAACTTTGGGATGTTCCCTTTCAGGAAGAAGATATTCAAACAAGTTTTGGAAAAGCACATATAATTATTTCTGGACAAAAAGATGGTTCTCCATTGATATTACTACATGGAATGGATGCCACATCAACTATGTGGTTTCCAAACATTAAAGCATTATCGAAAAACCATCGAATTTACGCCATAGACTTTTTGAATGAAGTTGGAAAATCACAATCAATAGAAAAATCGCTTTCAAAAGAAGAAATTGTAAAATGGTACAACGAAATCTTCGACCATTATAAACTAAAAAAAGTAGATGTCATAGGCGCCTCCAAAGGTGGTTGGATAGGAGCTTTATTAGCAACTCAGGAAAATCATAAAATAAATAAACTTGTACTTCTCAGTCCATCTGAAACCTTCAAAGGAATAGACAAAGCTGGAAAAGCTTCATCCGCTTTGTTTTTAAAACTTTTTCCAACCAGAAAAAAATTAAACAAAACTTTAGAATCGTTTTCTTTTTATCCCAACAATATAAATTTAGACTATAAAAATCAGCTTTATTTAGCCAATAAACATGCTAAGTCTAGTTCTAGTTTTCTGCAATTATTACCTTTTTCTGATGAAGATTTAAAAAAAATAAAAATTCCTGTCTTGGTACTTATTGGCGATCACGATGTAATCAATTCAGAAGAAAGCATCAAAAATGCCGAAAAACTTTTACCAAATTGTAAAACAAAAACAATTAAAAATGCAGGACATTTTTTAAGTATTGATCAATCTGAAATTGTAAATAAAGTAATTTTAGATTTTCTTAAACAAAAAAGGTAA
- the uvrB gene encoding excinuclease ABC subunit UvrB, translating to MKFQVVSEFAPMGDQPQAIEKLSKGIVNGEKYQTLLGVTGSGKTFTVANVIQEVQKPTLILAHNKTLAAQLYSEFKQFFPNNSVQYFVSYYDYYQPEAFIPVTGTYIEKDLSINEELEKLRLSTTSALLSGRRDVIVVSSVSCLYGIGNPVEFQKNVVSIEKDQTISRTKFLHRLVQSLYARTEADFNPGTFRIKGDTVEVFPSYADEPFRIHFFGDDIEEIEAFDAKTSKVIERYEKLNIYPANMFVTSPDVLQNAIWAIQQDLVKQVDYFKEIDKHLEAKRLEERTNFDLEMIRELGYCSGIENYSRYLDGREAGTRPFCLLDYFPDDYLMVVDESHVTISQVHAMYGGDRSRKENLVEYGFRLPAAMDNRPLKFEEFEALQNQVLYVSATPADYELQKSEGIYVEQVIRPTGLLDPIIEVRPSLNQIDDLIEEIQQRCEVDERVLVTTLTKRMAEELTKYLTKVSIRCRYIHSDVDTLERVEIMQDLRKGLFDVLIGVNLLREGLDLPEVSLVAILDADKEGFLRSHRSLTQTVGRAARNVNGKAIMYADKITASMQKTIDETNYRREKQMNFNTANNLVPKALNKSLGSALSGNSVSTKYYENQVLKAAEPESEYLSKPEIEKKIREKRKAMEKAAKDLDFMQAAKLRDEIKVLQEKI from the coding sequence ATGAAGTTCCAAGTTGTATCCGAATTTGCTCCCATGGGAGATCAACCACAGGCAATTGAAAAATTGTCTAAAGGAATTGTTAATGGTGAAAAATACCAAACACTACTTGGTGTTACTGGTTCAGGAAAAACATTTACTGTAGCCAATGTAATTCAAGAAGTACAAAAGCCCACGCTTATTTTAGCACATAACAAAACACTTGCTGCACAATTATATTCTGAGTTCAAACAATTTTTTCCAAACAATTCGGTACAATACTTTGTATCATATTATGACTATTATCAACCCGAAGCCTTTATTCCTGTTACTGGAACTTATATTGAGAAAGATTTATCTATTAATGAGGAGTTAGAAAAACTACGTTTAAGTACTACCTCTGCCCTTCTTTCTGGTCGAAGAGATGTGATCGTAGTTTCTTCTGTTTCATGCTTATATGGTATAGGAAATCCTGTTGAGTTCCAAAAAAACGTAGTTTCTATAGAAAAAGACCAGACTATATCGAGAACCAAATTTTTACATCGTTTAGTTCAAAGTTTATATGCGCGTACTGAAGCAGATTTCAATCCTGGTACTTTCCGCATTAAAGGTGATACTGTAGAAGTTTTCCCGAGTTATGCTGATGAGCCTTTCCGTATTCATTTTTTTGGTGATGATATTGAAGAAATAGAAGCTTTTGATGCAAAGACCTCAAAAGTAATTGAACGCTACGAAAAGCTCAATATCTATCCAGCGAACATGTTTGTGACTTCACCTGATGTGCTTCAAAATGCCATTTGGGCGATTCAACAAGATTTAGTCAAACAAGTCGATTATTTTAAAGAAATTGACAAACATCTTGAAGCCAAACGTTTGGAAGAACGTACCAATTTTGATTTAGAAATGATTCGGGAACTAGGTTATTGTTCTGGAATTGAAAACTACTCAAGATATTTAGACGGACGTGAAGCTGGTACAAGACCCTTCTGTTTGTTAGACTATTTCCCTGATGATTACTTGATGGTGGTTGATGAAAGTCATGTTACAATTTCGCAAGTTCATGCCATGTATGGTGGTGATAGAAGTCGTAAAGAAAACCTCGTAGAATATGGCTTCCGCTTACCAGCTGCTATGGACAACCGTCCGTTAAAGTTTGAAGAATTTGAAGCTTTACAAAACCAAGTTTTATATGTTTCTGCCACTCCAGCCGATTATGAATTACAAAAATCGGAAGGTATTTATGTAGAACAAGTTATTCGTCCAACAGGTCTATTAGATCCAATTATAGAAGTTCGTCCTAGTTTGAATCAAATTGATGATTTAATAGAAGAAATTCAACAACGTTGTGAGGTTGATGAACGTGTTTTAGTAACAACTTTAACCAAACGTATGGCCGAAGAATTGACAAAATACTTGACTAAAGTCTCTATTCGTTGTCGTTATATACATTCTGATGTAGATACTTTAGAGCGTGTAGAAATAATGCAGGATTTACGAAAAGGATTATTTGATGTGCTAATTGGAGTAAACTTACTTCGTGAAGGATTGGATTTACCAGAAGTTTCATTAGTTGCCATTTTAGATGCAGATAAAGAAGGATTCTTACGCAGTCACCGTTCATTAACTCAAACGGTTGGTCGTGCCGCCCGAAATGTAAACGGTAAAGCAATCATGTATGCTGATAAGATCACGGCTTCGATGCAAAAAACCATAGACGAAACCAATTATCGTCGCGAAAAACAGATGAATTTCAATACTGCTAATAACTTGGTTCCAAAGGCCTTGAATAAAAGTTTAGGAAGTGCTTTGAGCGGAAATTCTGTTTCTACAAAATATTACGAAAATCAAGTGCTGAAAGCGGCTGAACCAGAAAGCGAATACTTATCGAAACCTGAAATCGAAAAGAAAATTCGGGAAAAAAGAAAAGCTATGGAAAAAGCAGCTAAAGATTTAGATTTTATGCAAGCGGCAAAATTACGTGATGAGATAAAAGTTTTACAAGAAAAAATATAA